In Solanum stenotomum isolate F172 chromosome 6, ASM1918654v1, whole genome shotgun sequence, one DNA window encodes the following:
- the LOC125866693 gene encoding prolycopene isomerase, chloroplastic-like yields MALRFLQFSPLFNFNSSNRKRTVSTSATLASKQPVPGKPEADIVVIGSGIGGLCCAGLLARYGQDVLVLESHDVAGGAAHSFDIKGYKFDSGPSLFSGFQSRGPQANPLAQVLDALGESIPCVNYDSWMVYVPEGEFLSRIGPTEFFKDLEKYAGPDSAREWRKLLDAILPISAAAMALPPLSIRGDLGVLSTAAARYAPSLLKSFAQMGPQGALGATKLLRPFSEIIDSLGIKDPFIRNWLDLLAFLLAGVKTNGILSAEMVYMFSEWYKPGCSLEYPLHGSGAIVDALVRGLQKFGGRISLKSHVENIVVEKGRAVGVKLRGGQFVRARKAVVSNASMWDTLSLLPPEAVPKSYQDGIEMTQQCESFMHLHLGFDAEGISDDLGIHHIVVNDWDRGVDADQNVVLISVPSVLSPDLAPPGKHVLHAYTPGTEPFEIWEGLDRRSNEYKNLKAERSEVMWKAVEKALGPGFNREKCEVKLVGTPLTHQRFLRRNRGTYGPAILAGKGTFPGHSTPIPQLMCCGDSTFPGIGVPAVAASGAIVANSLVSVTEHSRLLDAIGI; encoded by the exons atggCTTTGAGGTTTCTTcaattttctcctcttttcaatttcaactcatCGAATCGAAAACGCACAGTTTCTACCTCTGCTACTCTTGCCTCCAAGCAACCCGTTCCAG GCAAGCCAGAAGCAGATATCGTTGTTATTGGGAGTGGTATAGGTGGGCTATGTTGTGCTGGACTTCTTGCTAGGTATGGCCAAGATGTTTTAGTACTAGAAAGCCATGATGTAGCCGGAGGTGCAGCTCACTCTTTTGATATTAAAGGATACAAATTTGACTCTGGTCCATCATTGTTCTCCGGTTTTCAATCAAGAGGTCCTCAGGCTAATCCATTAGCACAG GTTCTTGATGCATTAGGTGAATCGATTCCCTGTGTGAATTATGACTCGTGGATGGTATATGTACCTGAAGGTGAATTCCTGTCACGCATTGGCCCAACAGAGTTTTTTAAG GATCTAGAGAAGTATGCAGGACCAGATTCAGCGAGAGAGTGGAGGAAACTTCTT GACGCAATACTTCCAATCTCAGCAGCTGCAATGGCTCTGCCTCCACTATCTATCCGAGGGGACTTGGGCGTTCTTTCGACTGCTGCTGCTAGATATGCACCTTCTCTCTTAAAATCTTTTGCTCAAATGGGACCTCAAGGAGCCCTTGGTGCTACCAAGCTTCTCAGACCCTTTTCAGAAATAATTGATTCTTTGGGGATAAAAGACCCTTTTATACGTAATTGGCTGGATCTCCTAGCTTTCTTGCTTGCCGGGGTCAAAACTAACGGCATACTCTCAGCAGAAATG GTGTACATGTTCTCAGAATGGTATAAGCCAGGTTGTTCTTTAGAATATCCACTTCATGGAAGTGGAGCAATCGTTGATGCTCTTGTTCGAGGATTACAAAAGTTTGGTGGACGGATTTCTCTCAAGAGTCACGTAGAAAACATAGTTGTTGAAAAGGGTCGAGCTGTTGGAGTCAAACTCAGAGGTGGCCAA TTTGTCCGTGCTAGGAAGGCTGTAGTCAGTAATGCATCTATGTGGGATACACTGAGTTTATTGCCTCCAGAAGCTGTCCCGAAGTCATATCAGGACGGGATTGAAATGACCCAACAGTGTGAATCATTCATGCATCTGCATTTGGGTTTTGATGCAGAG GGTATATCTGATGACCTGGGAATCCATCATATAGTAGTTAATGACTGGGACCGAGGGGTTGATGCTGATCAGAACGTCGTGCTGATATCTGTCCCGAGTGTGCTTAGTCCAGATCTTGCTCCACCTGGAAAACATGTTTTGCATGCTTATACCCCTGGAACTGAGCCATTTGAAATTTGGGAAGGTCTTGATCGCCGAAGCAATGAGTACAAAAACCTCAAGGCTGAAAGATCTGAG GTAATGTGGAAGGCTGTAGAGAAAGCACTAGGGCCAGGGTTTAATCGCGAGAAGTGTGAGGTGAAATTAGTGGGAACTCCATTAACACATCAAAGATTTCTTAGAAGAAACAGAGGGACCTATGGACCAGCTATATTAGCAG GTAAAGGCACATTTCCTGGACACTCAACACCAATTCCACAACTCATGTGCTGTGGAGACTCTACTTTTCCTGGCATTGGAGTTCCTGCAGTTGCTGCTAGTGGTGCTATTGTCGCGAATTCATTGGTTTCTGTGACAGAACATTCGCGCCTTCTTGATGCTATAGGGATATGA
- the LOC125868909 gene encoding uncharacterized protein LOC125868909 — MTSGYAYALIFLCISIEVSPSVSQLLGGEGLLPGLGGQLDNGLFPDISKCLASVFNVPGCVEEIITSFLTIRLRLIGPQCCKAVLDIHDSCWPKILPFGALLPLTLKSFCPIQGSLPPTTPQTLFPNSDMKIVHKIKN; from the coding sequence atgacttctgGCTATGCATATGCACTTATTTTCTTATGCATATCGATTGAGGTTTCTCCAAGCGTCTCACAGTTACTCGGAGGAGAAGGTCTTTTACCAGGTTTAGGAGGTCAGCTTGATAATGGTCTTTTTCCGGATATTTCCAAATGCTTAGCATCAGTGTTCAATGTTCCTGGATGTGTTGAAGAGATTATAACATCTTTCTTAACTATTCGACTTCGATTAATCGGGCCTCAATGTTGTAAAGCTGTACTAGACATTCATGATAGTTGTTGGCCTAAAATTCTTCCTTTTGGTGCACTTTTACCTTTGACACTTAAAAGTTTTTGCCCCATCCAAGGTTCATTGCCACCAACAACCCCTCAAACTCTATTTCCAAATAGCGACATGAAGATTGTACACAAAATTAAGAACTAA
- the LOC125868911 gene encoding F-box protein At3g07870-like — protein sequence MDPRSSNLLKGDCKGRTIFHVTVIMDLSCEIMLDILSRLPIKSIFCCKTVCKLWYNLLTSDSLFSNMYHKRSSSNFPCLLLSIGYPVQFLVELKPDDPYPLKSTTALSPMFHLPLPDMRLIGSCNGFVCLLKGCIYDLDHSVYICNPLLGEYFKVKLPKWKKRICVAYAFCFSEVSRQYKVLRSVVSNFDRHPQVSELEVYTLGVDKKWRYVSEAPQPLSITFSKANVNGVVHWMNSGKNDSIYSFNSWTEEVKSLLAPRGLKTPSYKLVLVELGNSLCLCNPNDSEYVDIWWMKEYGIAESWTKTHILKDTIQPNTRWDRFIPISTWKDGEILMQRYSGTQVVSYNPKEKKFTKVKVYPGHVAASYIPSFYSLKTVIGESSQVSYVYRRLT from the coding sequence ATGGACCCTCGAAGCTCTAATCTTTTAAAGGGAGATTGCAAAGGAAGAACAATCTTTCATGTCACCGTGATCATGGACCTTTCATGTGAGATTATGTTGGACATTCTTTCGAGATTACCAATCAAGTCCATTTTTTGTTGTAAGACGGTTTGTAAACTGTGGTATAATCTTTTAACTTCGGACTCATTATTTTCTAACATGTATCACAAAAGATCATCATCTAATTTTCCTTGCCTTTTGCTTTCAATTGGTTACCCTGTCCAGTTTCTTGTGGAACTCAAACCAGATGATCCTTACCCCCTAAAGAGCACCACTGCGTTGAGCCCTATGTTTCATCTCCCTTTACCCGACATGAGATTAATTGGTTCATGTAATGGGTTCGTTTGTTTGTTGAAAGGTTGCATATATGACTTAGACCATTCGGTTTACATTTGCAATCCTCTTTTGGGTGAGTATTTCAAGGTTAAATTGCCTAAATGGAAGAAAAGAATTTGTGTTGCTTATGCATTCTGCTTTAGTGAAGTCTCTAGGCAGTATAAAGTATTGAGATCAGTAGTTAGTAATTTTGATAGACATCCACAAGTATCAGAATTGGAGGTTTATACTCTTGGAGTTGATAAAAAATGGAGATATGTGAGTGAGGCTCCACAACCTCTATCCATAACATTTAGTAAGGCTAACGTCAATGGTGTTGTTCATTGGATGAATTCGGGAAAAAATGACAGCATTTACTCCTTTAACAGTTGGACAGAAGAGGTGAAGTCCCTGTTAGCTCCGCGCGGTCTGAAAACTCCATCCTACAAATTGGTGCTAGTAGAGTTGGGGAATAGTCTATGTTTGTGTAATCCTAATGATAGTGAGTATGTTGATATATGGTGGATGAAAGAGTATGGAATAGCTGAATCTTGGACTAAAACTCACATTTTGAAGGATACTATTCAACCAAATACCCGTTGGGATAGATTTATACCAATCTCAACTTGGAAAGATGGAGAAATATTGATGCAAAGGTATAGTGGCACACAAGTAGTTTCTTACAAcccaaaagaaaagaagtttaCGAAGGTTAAAGTGTACCCTGGACATGTAGCGGCTAGCTACATCCCAAGTTTTTACTCACTCAAGACTGTCATTGGAGAAAGTTCTCAAGTCTCATATGTTTATCGAAGATTGACATag